The Campylobacter armoricus sequence TTGGAGATTTTGTAGAGGATAGAACCTCTATTTCACCTATGGACCATATTCTAAAAGATGATTTAAAAGAGCAAATAGATGAAGTGTTAGATCAATTAAACGATAGAGAAAAAGCTGTCATTAGAATGCGTTTTGGTTTGATGGATGATGAAAGCGATAGAACATTAGAAGAAATTGGCAAAGAGCTTAATGTTACAAGAGAAAGAGTAAGACAAATAGAAAGTTCTGCCATAAAAAAACTCAAACATCCAAAAGTTGGAAGAAAACTAAAAAATTATATAGAAGGATGGAAATAATCCTTGTTTTACAAACAAGGATTAACTATCTCTAAAAAGTTTTGTTGCTAAATGCGTTGCCCTGCTATGATCAGTATCTTTTTTCAAAGTGTTAAAAATTCTACCAATATACTCTTCTAAAATTTGTTGAGAATTACTAATCTTTTCTTCATCTTTTAAACTAATTTTACGATACCTTCCTTCATTATCAAGCTCATAAGCTAAATCATTATCACTTAATTGTAATTTTAAAATTTGAGCTAATTTTGCACGAGAATGCTCATCAAATATAGGAGTCATCAACTCTAGTCTTCTTTCTAAATTTCTTGGCATCCAATCAGCACTTGATATAAAATAATTTGGTGCTGTATGCTTAAAATATAAAATTCTAGCATGCTCTAAATATTTTCCTACTATACTTCTAACCTTTATATTTTCACTATATCCTTTTACCCCGGGTCTTAAACAACAAATTCCTCTTACAATGAGTTCAATTTTTACACCCTTATTTGAGGCTTCATATAAAGCCTTAATTACATCTCCATCTACCAAAGCGTTCATTTTGGCTATGATTACCCCATCTTTTCCATAACTTGCTTCAGTAGCTATCATATCTAAAATTCTCTCTTTGATTTGTTTTGGACTCATCGATAAAGTCTTTAAGCGACGGCTTTTGCTATATCCTGAAAGTATATGAAAAAAAGTTGTTGTGTCTTGAGAATATTCTTCTTTAGAAGTAAAATAACTCACATCGGTATAAATTTTTGCCGAGCTTGCATTATAATTTCCTGTGCTAAGGTGATTATAAATTTTTAACTTTTCCCCTTCTTTTCTTATAACTTGAGCAACTTTTGCATGCACTTTAAAACCAGTAATCCCATATATAACATGTGCCCCTGCATTTTCTAATGATTTTGCCCAGTGTAAGTTATTTTCCTCATCAAAACGTGCCTTTAACTCTACCATTACAGTCACTTGCTTGCCATCACTTGCTGCATCAATTAAAGCTTGAACTATGTTTGAATTTTTTTCTACCCTGTAAAGAGTCATTCTTATAGAAACAACCTTAGGATCTTTACTTGCTTCTTTGATAAATTGATACACAGGTTCAAAACTCTCATAAGGCTGTATAGCCAATATATCTTGTTTATCAATTGCGCTAAAAATAGATACATTATCCCCAAAAGGTGGTAGAATTTTTGGTGTATATACAGGATTTAACAAATGCGTAAATTCTTTATTGGAAATGATTTGCCATAATGAAGGTAAATTTAAAAGTATGCTATACTCATAAATATCTTTATGAAAAATATTCATATGAGAACTTAAAAATTCAATCAACTGATCATCTGCACCTTTTTCTATTTGTAAGCGTATAAAAGCACCTTTTCTACGAAGCTTTAAACCCTGCTCTAAAATCAACATAAAATCATCAGCTTCCTCTTCTTCTATTTCCATATCCGCATTTCTAGTTACTCTAAAAGCAGCCGAAGATAAAAGCTTATAGCCTGGAAAAATATGCTCTGTATGATGACGCACTATACTTTCTATAGGCACATAAATGTTAGAACTTACTTGATAAAATCTTGGTAAAACCCTAGGTATGCGTATCATACCAAATTTTAAAAGATCAGGATGCATAGGATCACAAAGCTTCACTGCCAAAGAAAAAGAAAGATTATTTAAATGCGGAAAAGGATGGGTTGCATCAACAGCAATAGGCACTATCACAGGAAAAATATTAGAAAAAAAATGCTCATTACATTGTTGTTTTAAATCCTCATCAAGCTCTTCATAAGATCGAATAAATAAATTCTCTTTTTCTAAATCTTGAGTTATCTTAGTAAAATATTGTTCTACTACATATTTTTCTTCATGTAAATAATTTCTAATAGCCTTAAGTTGAGCTAAAGGCGACATTTCATCATTACTTGCCGTGCTTATCCCTGCTACAAAAAGCTGTTTTAAACCAGCCACTCTTATCATATAAAATTCATCTAAATTAGTACAATATATAGCAATAAATTTAAGTTTTTCAAGCAAAGGAAGATCTTTAGAGCATTGATCTAAAACACGGGAATTAAATGCAAGCCAAGAAAGTTCTCTATTGATATACATTGATGGTTGAATTTGCATAATAACCTACCTTATTTTATAATATCTATATTTTAATATTTCTTTTATTAAAATTTATTTTATTTTTGTATGCTAGATAAATTAAATCACACAAAGCATCAATTTAAATTAGTTTTATGATAGAACAATTATTTCAAAAATGATTAAACAACTACAAAGCTAAAAGATTGTTTTTTTACCAAAATCCCTCCCCAGCTTTTAGAATTTTTTCATATTGAATAAAATTAGTTTATCACAAGCTCTTGCTCTTATTAAATTTTTGTGATTATATTTAAATATAAAAATAAATATGAAAAATTATTTTTTTATTTGATTTTTAGCTTGTTTGCTAAAATGTAACAATTCTTCAGTGGTTTTTATATAAAAAGGAACTTTTTTAAGACAATATTTTAAAATTTCACTTGCAGCCAAAGCATCATTTAAAGCCCTATGATGCTTACTTTCAATACACAAAAGCTCTTTTAAAGCATCAAGGCCATATTTAGGACTTTCGATACATTTTTTAGCCAAATCAATAGTACATAATCTTCTATTTAAAAGCACCCCAAAATTATTTTCATGCATAACTTTAGATATAAAATGATAATCAAAACGCACATTATGTGCTACAAAAATACTATCTTTTAAAAACAATTTAAATTCACTTAAAACATTCTTTAAAGATGGTGCATTTTTAACCATATCTAAGCTAATTCCGGTTAGTTCTGTAATATTTTCAGGTATGCTTTCTACTTTTATAAAACTTTCAAATCTATCAATTTCTCTAAAATTTTGAATTTTCACCGCACCTATTTCTAAAATTTGACCACTTTTAATCCCACCAGTACTCTCAATATCTACTACACAAAAAATTTCATCTTTTATTTTTGTATTTTTACTTTTTAAACACAAGCAATTTTGTGCATTAAGCTCCACCCCAAGTCCTAAAAGTTCAAAAATATACAAATCAAAATCATAATGATTTAGCTCTTCTATTTTTGCAAGTTCTTTTAAAACCCAAGGAAATGGTTTGTTTTCTTTGCTTAACTTGATGATTAAATCATCGATTTGTTGTTGGCTCAAAATTCAAGCTTTAAAGAATTAATTGCTGTTTTTTTATCTTGTGAAGAAAAAATATAACTACCTGCGACTAAAATATCAGCTCCTGCTTCATCTAAATCAGGTGCATTTAAGCCATTTACCCCACCATCAACTTCTATAAAAACTTTAAGATTTTTTTTATCTATTATTTCTCTTAATTGACGGATTTTATCATACACCAAAGGTAAAAAACTTTGCCCACCAAAGCCTGGATTAACACTCATTAAAAGCACCATATCTACAAATTCTAAAATATGCTCTATGCTCGAAACTGGAGTATGTGGATTTAAAACAATAGCAGGGTGAATACCATTTTTTCTTATATACTCACACACTCTAATAGGATGATTTTCAGCTTCCAAATGAAAGCTAATAAATTTTGGCTTTACTGGGATAAATAAATCTACAAAACTACTTACATTATACACCATTAAATGCACATCTAAAGGTATGGAGGTGATTTTTGAAATATTTTCAACCACACAAGGTCCAAAAGTAAGATTTGGTACAAAATGCCCATCCATCACATCAATATGCAACAAATCAGCCCCTGCTTGAGATATTTCTTTAATCTCATTTTCTAAATTTAAAAAATTTGCAGACAATAAACTTGGTGCTACATACATTATATCTCTCCAATAAAATAAAAAATAATTCTATCATACTTATTATCAAAATTTCTTTATATAATTTTTAATAATATTTGATTTTTTTAAGCTTGCTTTAGATATAATGCTAAAAATTATTTTTATTTCATAAGGAAAATTTATGTCAAGAATTTGCCAAATCACTGGAAAAGGACCTATGGTAGGTAATAATGTTAGTCATGCTAACAATAAAACAAAAAGACGCTTTTTGCCAAATTTAAGAACAGTTCGTATTACTTTAGAAGATGGAACTACTAGAAAAGTTAGAGTTGCTGCTTCGACTTTAAGAACACTTAAAAAACAAAGTAGCAAATAATCCTTAATGTAAAAGAGGAATTGTTATGTCTTTTTTGAAAAAGCTACAAAAATTCCTCAATTGGTCTCCCTCCCCAAAACCTTCAATTAATCTCAACGATGAACTTTACGAGCAGCTTAAATTTCTAAGAATCCCTCTCATTGCTGTTGTAATGATGACATTAATTGGAGCTTTTGGCTATATGCTCACAAGTAATTACAACCTTAACGATGCTATTTATCAAGCTGGTATGACTTTCACTACTTTGGGTTATACAGAGGTAAATCCTATACCAACTGCAGGTAGAATTTTCACCGTTATATATGTATTATTGACTTTTACAATTTTTACCTTTTGTATGGGTTTGGTAATAGAAATAGTTAAAAAAGGTATTTTATCCAAAATCATCAAGGAAAGAAGAATGCTTCATAAAGTTGCAAGATTAAAAAATCATTTTGTAATATGCTATCATAATGATTTTACTATAGAATTAGCACAGCAATTTAGAGAAAATCATATTCCTTTTGTTGTCGTAGATGAGATTGAAAATTTTAGTGAAATAGCTGAAAAATATAATTATCCTTATTATATAGAAAGTGCTCCTCATACTAATATAGCTTTTTTAAAAACAAATCTTTCTAGTGCAAAAGGTGTAATAACACTTAGCAATAACATAGCAGATAATATCGCTATCATTGCCTCAGTAAGACTATTTGAAAAAGAATTACAAAGAATTAACCCTTATTTTATTCTTGCTAGTTCAAGTAATGAGGATGAAACAGAAAAGCTTAAAAAACTTGGAGCAAATTCTATAGTTTCTGCCACAAAATTAGTTGCACAAAGACTTAGTGCAATGTCGGCAAGACCGGATATGGAAAATTTATTAGAAAATTATCTTTATAAAAAAAATAGCCCCATTGACTTAGAAGAAATCAAAATTCCAGATGAATCTTGGGTTAGATTTAAAAGATTAAAAGAAATCCATCTAAGAGATATGGCAAATGTAAGTATAGTAGGAATCATTGAAAATAAAAAATTTACACCTATGCCAAGAGGCGATACTCTCATTGGAACTGGTGCAAAGCTATTAATAGTAGGAACAGCCGATAGTATAAAGATAGCTAAAAAAATCATAAAAAATAAACAAAAACCTGATGAATTAAAATACATTTAATATATTTTAATTTATAATTCATTTTATAAATTTTTGGAAAAGGAGATGTAAATGCTACATGAATTTAGAGATCTAATCACTGAGCTAAAAGGCAAAGATATGCATTTTGACAAGTTATTTGATGAACACAACGAGCTTGATCACAAAATTAAAGATGCAGAAGAAGGTAGAATTCATTTAGATAGCTTAGAAATAGCAAATTTAAAAAAAGAAAAACTAAAATTGAAAGATGAGTTAAACACCTATTTAACAAATTACAAAAAATAAATCCCCCCCCCCCGAAAGGAATTTTTATCATGTTTAAAAGTAAAATTTCACTAGAATTAGAGGAAATGAAGAGTAAGATAGAAGCTTTAGAGGAAGAAAACAAAAGACTTCTTTTAGAAAAACAAGAACTAATTGAAAAATACGAAAAAGAAATTCAAGATGATTGTGGAAAAACTGATCTAGAAACCCATCTTTTGGAAATGCTTTTAACCGGAGTTTTGAAAGGGATATCTGGGGTGCAAGGTGATATGCAAGAAAATGTTAATAAAGCAGAAATGATATCTCAATATTCTGATTCTTCTTTAGAAGATATACAAGAATTAAACTCTATTACCCAATCTATCATATCTTCACTTCAAAGCATCATAGAATCAGCAAATCGTTCAAGAGATACAGCCGGAAATTTACATCGTAGTGTTGATGAAATCACAAATGTCATCAATTTAATTAAAGATGTGTCTGATCAAACAAATCTTTTAGCATTAAATGCTGCTATAGAAGCCGCTCGTGCAGGAGAACATGGTAGAGGCTTTGCTGTTGTTGCTGATGAAGTTAGAAAACTTGCCGAAAAAACTCAAAAAGCAACTTCGGAAGTTGAATTAAACATCAATTTGCTAAAACAAAACGCGGATGAAATGTATGGTCAAAGCGAACAAGTGGAAAAAGTATCACTTGAGTCAAATGAACATATTGTTCAATTTTCAAACAAATTTACACAACTTATTTCTAACGCAAACTCAACAAGTTCTCATGCAAAACGAATCACATCTGAAATTTTTGTTTCCTTAGCAAAATTAGATCATGTTGCATTTAAATTAAATGGTTACAATGAAATCATTCATGCCTCAGGTAAAGCACTATCTGATCATTTAAGTTGTAGACTTGCAAAATGGATTGCAGGTGTAGGTAAGGAAAGATTTTCTAGTGGTAGATCTTTTGGAAAACTTAATCTCCCTCATCAAAAAGTACATGAAAACATTAACCAAGCAATTACATTGGCTCACGAAGAAGATACAGCTAATAAATTAGTTCAAAATCAAATACTTGATAAATGTTCTAATGCTGAAAAAGCTTCAGAAGATTTGTTTAATGTTTTCAAAGAAATGCTTGATGAAAAAGATGCTAGCATTGAAAATAAAGAGGATAAATAATTTTAAATTTTTTAAAAAAGCAAGAAAATCATTTCTTGCTTATAAACCACAAATACGCATATTCAAGTAGAGATGTTTTTATAAGATTTTCCTTTGAAAATTGACTAAAATCTTTTCTTTTTACCCATACTGCTTGAATATCTTCTCCATCAACTCCACCACCATTGCTAATTTTATCTTTCTCATTAATTTCAGCATAAAATAAAAATTGCCTACTCACACCAGAACCAAATCCTGTGTAAAACTCTCCTATTTTCTCCATAATTTTGGGTGCATAGCCTAATTCTTCTATGCACTCTTCTTTAGCTATTTCTTCTAAACTTAAATTTTTATCTACAAGTCCAGAACAAAGTTCTATACTATATCCCATCTCATCTACTTGCAAATTATTGCGTCTTTGATACTCCCATAAAGGGATTCTAAATTGCTTTACAAAAACAAACGAATCTTTTTGACTATGATATAAAAAAATAGAAACACTATCCATTGCTTCTATAAAATCCCAAGTATATTTTTTACCATCTTTACCTATATAAGTATATCTTTTTGGTTTAATGTATTTTGAATTGTAAAATTGTTCTTCTTGTAAATTTTTCACTATATAATACCTTTTGCAATTAAATTCTTTTTAAAATTTCTTCGGCTAACATATTAGCTCTTTTATCTAAAAACAAACTATAATCCTCAAAATCATCATATATAATAAAATGAGACTTCAATGCCTCTTCGATATTACTATTTTCTTTTTCAAAATCTTTTATATATTCTTGAGGATTTCTATCTCTTATAACTCTTTTATTTAAATAATCATCCACTAGTGTTATGTTGGCTAATGCATTTGCATTATCAGTATTATTTATTCTTTTCAAATATGCTTTCGGAAAAAAATGATGATAATTTTTAGAAGAAGCTATACTAAGATAAGAATTATCCAGTCTTACTTTTGAATTATCACTAAATTTTTTAGGTTCATTATAAGCTAATATACAAAGAACTGCTTTATTAAAAGCATTTGATGATGAAAAATCTTCTTTTAAAAGTTCAACAAAATAATCCTTTTGTTTGTTTTGCAATGGTAATTCT is a genomic window containing:
- a CDS encoding YdcH family protein, with amino-acid sequence MLHEFRDLITELKGKDMHFDKLFDEHNELDHKIKDAEEGRIHLDSLEIANLKKEKLKLKDELNTYLTNYKK
- a CDS encoding CZB domain-containing protein — encoded protein: MFVSLAKLDHVAFKLNGYNEIIHASGKALSDHLSCRLAKWIAGVGKERFSSGRSFGKLNLPHQKVHENINQAITLAHEEDTANKLVQNQILDKCSNAEKASEDLFNVFKEMLDEKDASIENKEDK
- a CDS encoding NUDIX domain-containing protein, with the translated sequence MVKNLQEEQFYNSKYIKPKRYTYIGKDGKKYTWDFIEAMDSVSIFLYHSQKDSFVFVKQFRIPLWEYQRRNNLQVDEMGYSIELCSGLVDKNLSLEEIAKEECIEELGYAPKIMEKIGEFYTGFGSGVSRQFLFYAEINEKDKISNGGGVDGEDIQAVWVKRKDFSQFSKENLIKTSLLEYAYLWFISKK
- a CDS encoding RNA degradosome polyphosphate kinase: MQIQPSMYINRELSWLAFNSRVLDQCSKDLPLLEKLKFIAIYCTNLDEFYMIRVAGLKQLFVAGISTASNDEMSPLAQLKAIRNYLHEEKYVVEQYFTKITQDLEKENLFIRSYEELDEDLKQQCNEHFFSNIFPVIVPIAVDATHPFPHLNNLSFSLAVKLCDPMHPDLLKFGMIRIPRVLPRFYQVSSNIYVPIESIVRHHTEHIFPGYKLLSSAAFRVTRNADMEIEEEEADDFMLILEQGLKLRRKGAFIRLQIEKGADDQLIEFLSSHMNIFHKDIYEYSILLNLPSLWQIISNKEFTHLLNPVYTPKILPPFGDNVSIFSAIDKQDILAIQPYESFEPVYQFIKEASKDPKVVSIRMTLYRVEKNSNIVQALIDAASDGKQVTVMVELKARFDEENNLHWAKSLENAGAHVIYGITGFKVHAKVAQVIRKEGEKLKIYNHLSTGNYNASSAKIYTDVSYFTSKEEYSQDTTTFFHILSGYSKSRRLKTLSMSPKQIKERILDMIATEASYGKDGVIIAKMNALVDGDVIKALYEASNKGVKIELIVRGICCLRPGVKGYSENIKVRSIVGKYLEHARILYFKHTAPNYFISSADWMPRNLERRLELMTPIFDEHSRAKLAQILKLQLSDNDLAYELDNEGRYRKISLKDEEKISNSQQILEEYIGRIFNTLKKDTDHSRATHLATKLFRDS
- a CDS encoding potassium channel family protein, whose amino-acid sequence is MSFLKKLQKFLNWSPSPKPSINLNDELYEQLKFLRIPLIAVVMMTLIGAFGYMLTSNYNLNDAIYQAGMTFTTLGYTEVNPIPTAGRIFTVIYVLLTFTIFTFCMGLVIEIVKKGILSKIIKERRMLHKVARLKNHFVICYHNDFTIELAQQFRENHIPFVVVDEIENFSEIAEKYNYPYYIESAPHTNIAFLKTNLSSAKGVITLSNNIADNIAIIASVRLFEKELQRINPYFILASSSNEDETEKLKKLGANSIVSATKLVAQRLSAMSARPDMENLLENYLYKKNSPIDLEEIKIPDESWVRFKRLKEIHLRDMANVSIVGIIENKKFTPMPRGDTLIGTGAKLLIVGTADSIKIAKKIIKNKQKPDELKYI
- the rpmB gene encoding 50S ribosomal protein L28; this encodes MSRICQITGKGPMVGNNVSHANNKTKRRFLPNLRTVRITLEDGTTRKVRVAASTLRTLKKQSSK
- a CDS encoding 3'-5' exonuclease, translated to MSQQQIDDLIIKLSKENKPFPWVLKELAKIEELNHYDFDLYIFELLGLGVELNAQNCLCLKSKNTKIKDEIFCVVDIESTGGIKSGQILEIGAVKIQNFREIDRFESFIKVESIPENITELTGISLDMVKNAPSLKNVLSEFKLFLKDSIFVAHNVRFDYHFISKVMHENNFGVLLNRRLCTIDLAKKCIESPKYGLDALKELLCIESKHHRALNDALAASEILKYCLKKVPFYIKTTEELLHFSKQAKNQIKK
- the rpe gene encoding ribulose-phosphate 3-epimerase, whose product is MYVAPSLLSANFLNLENEIKEISQAGADLLHIDVMDGHFVPNLTFGPCVVENISKITSIPLDVHLMVYNVSSFVDLFIPVKPKFISFHLEAENHPIRVCEYIRKNGIHPAIVLNPHTPVSSIEHILEFVDMVLLMSVNPGFGGQSFLPLVYDKIRQLREIIDKKNLKVFIEVDGGVNGLNAPDLDEAGADILVAGSYIFSSQDKKTAINSLKLEF